DNA from Geobacter sulfurreducens PCA:
TTCTCCTCTACAACGTGGTGGGAGGCATCACCGGCTACCTGAGCCAGAAGGAAGAGGAGCGGAGGAACGAGTTGGAGCGCGCCGCCCGGCGTTTAGAGGATTCCTACCGCACCCTCAGGGGGCAGGCCGACCTCATCATCGGCATCGAGGAGCAGTTGCGCCGGGCCGAACGCCTGTCGGCACTGGGGGAGATGTCGGCCATGCTGGCCCACGAGATCCGAAACCCGCTGGGCTCCATCCGGGGCACGGCGGAGATCCTGCGCGACGACTTCAGCCCCGGCGACCGCAAGTTCGAGTTCCTGGAGATCCTCATCAAGGAAACCGACCGGCTCAACCGGGTGGTCGAGGATTTCCTGCGCCTGGCGCGGCCGCTGGATGGGGAGAAAAAACGATGTGACCTGGCGGCCGAGCTGCGTGAACTCGTGACGCTCCAGGAGAGCGAGGCTACCGCCCGGGGGATCGGACTCAGTCTTGAGGCGGGAGAAGCGCCGACGGTGGCCGGGGACCGGGAGCGGCTGCGCCAAGCCTTTCTCAACTTGATCCTCAATGCGCTCCAGGCGACCGGCGAGGGCGGTCGCGTGGCCGTGCGTCTGGCAATGCGCGGAGCCAGCGGCGATATGCCCGCCGGCGTCGAGATCACGGTGTCGGACACGGGGCGTGGGATCGATCCGGCTCAGCGGGAAAAGATCTTTACTCCGTTTTTCACCACCAAGGAGGGAGGAACCGGCCTGGGACTCGTCATTACCCAGCGGATCGTGGAGGCCCACGGCGGCACCATCGGCCTGGAGAGTGAGCCCGGCAGGGGAACCACTTTCAGGGTGTGGCTGCCGGTGTGATCGGGGAGATGGGGGAGTGATGGCTGAAGAGCGGCAACCTGCCCGGGTGCTGATCGTCGACGATGACGTATCGCTGCGCCGGGTACTCGAATACAACCTCCAGGAGGAGGGGTACGACGTGATCACGGCGGGCAGCGGCGAGGAGGGGCTGCGCCTGTTCGATGAGCGTTCGCCGGCCCTGGTGGTCACCGACCTGAAAATGCCCGGCATGGGGGGATTCCGGCTCCTGCAGGAAATCAAGGGACGTTCGCCCGACACGGCGGTCATCGTGATCACCGCCTTTGGTGCCGTGGAGACGGCGGTCGACGCCATGAAAGCCGGGGCCTACGACTACATCACCAAGCCCTTCAACCGTGATGCCTTGAAGCTGACGGTGAAAAAGGCCCTGGAGATGCTCGGGCTTTCCCGGGAAAACCGCCGCCTGCGGGAGGCTCTCACGGAGCGGGAGGATTACCGGAGTATCGTGGGCATCTCCCGCCGGATGGAGGAGGTCTTCCGGGTCGTGGACCGGGTGGCCGACACGGACGCTACGGTCCTCATCACCGGCGAATCCGGCACCGGCAAGGAACTGGTGGCCCGTGCCGTGCACACCCGCAGCTCACGGAGAGCAGCCCCCTTCGTGGCGGTCAACTGCGCGGCCATCCCCCGCGATTTGCTTGAGAGCGAGCTGTTCGGCCACGTCAAGGGTTCCTTCACCGGCGCTGTGCGCGACAAGGCGGGAAAATTCCAGCAGGCCGAGGGAGGGACCCTCTTCCTCGACGAAGTGGGCGAGTTGCCCGTTGAACTCCAGTCGAAGCTCCTGCGGGCGCTCCAGGAAAAGGAGGTTCAGCAGGTGGGGGGCACCGAGGTCCGGAAGCTGGACGTCCGGGTGGTGGCCGCCACCAACGCCGATCTGGAGCAGGCCATCGAGGAGGGCCGCTTCCGCGAGGACCTCTACTACCGCCTCTCGGTCATACCGATTCACCTGCCGCCGCTGCGGGAGCGGAAAGAAGACATCCCCCTGCTGGTGCGCCACTTTGCTGCGCGGCACGGCGGCGATCGGGTAGCCTTTGCCCCGGAGACCCTGGAGGTCATGGCTGACTATGGCTGGCCGGGCAACGTCCGGGAGTTGGAAAATACCGTGGAGCGGCTCCTCATCATGCGCTGCAGCGACACTATCACCCCGGCGGACCTTCCCGACAAGGTACGCAGCCGCCGCGCACCGTCGACGGAATGTCCCGTTATCAGCCTACCCGACGAGGGATACTCCCTTGAGCAACTGGAGCGGGAAATCGTGGTGGAAGCCCTGGAACGGAACAACTGGAATCAGAGTTCGGCGGCGCGCTTTCTTCGCATTCCGCGCCATACACTCATCTACAGGATGGAGAAGTATCAGATCACTGCACCGGAGAGAAAAAAATGAGAAAATTTGTCCGCCTTCTGCCTCTGTTGATCCTGCTGGCGCTCCTGGGCTGCTCCAAGGAGCAGAAGCCCGCCGTGCAGGGAAACCCCGCCCCCGACTTCACCCTCAACACCCTCAAGGGTGAGGTTGTGAAGCTGTCCGACCTGAAGGGGCAGGTGGTTCTCGTCAACTTCTGGGCCACCTGGTGCCCCCCCTGCCGGGAGGAGATCCCCTCCATGATGCGGCTTGAGGCAGCCATGGCCGGCAAGCCGTTCAAGATGCTCTGCATCTCCATCGACGACGGCGGGCCGGTGGCGGTGGAGGATTTCTTCCGCAAGACGGGCTTTAATCTGCCCACGCTGATGGACACCGACAAGCAAGCCAGTAAACTCTACGGCGTCACCGGCGTGCCGGAGACGTTTGTGGTGGATAAAAATGGGGTTATACTCAAGAAGGTCGTGGGGGGCGTGCAGTGGGACCACCCCGACGTGATCGCCTATCTCAACGGCGCCCTGGCCAAGTAGGGCACCCCGCCAAGTCGAGGTATTCATGGAATCAACCAACATAACCTTTGTGGGCGCATTCGTGGCGGGACTCCTGTCCTTCCTGTCCCCCTGCGTGCTGCCGCTTATTCCGTCCTTCATAACCTACATCACCGGCCTCTCCTTCGCCGACATCCAGTCCGAGCACCCGACCCACAAGGTGCGGCAGCAGACCATTGTCCACTCGCTTCTCTTCATCGCCGGCTTCACCTTTGTCTTCGTGCTCCTCGGCGCCTCGGCGACCTTCATCGGCGGATTCCTCCATGAGCACATGAACGTCATCCGCAAGGTTGGCGGCGCGCTGATCGTGATCTTCGGCATTCACGTATCGGGCCTCGTGCCCATCCATCTCCTGCTGGGGGAAAAGCGGCTCCAGGTCCACCGCAAACCGGCCGGGTACCTGGGCAGCTTCCTGGTGGGGCTCGCCTTTGCCGCCGGCTGGACCCCCTGCATCGGACCGATCCTGGCTTCCATCCTCATGGTGGCCGCCACCGAAGAGACCGTGACCAAGGGGATCCTTCTCCTGTTCACCTATTCCATGGGGCTGGCCATTCCGTTCTTCCTGTCGTCCCTGGCCATGCACCAGTTCCTGACCTTCTTCAACCGCTTCAAGAAGCATATCCGCATCCTGGAGATCGTCACCGGGCTTTTCCTTGTTGTCGTCGGCGTGATGATTTTCACCAATTACCTGAGCGTCCTTTCCCGCTACACCATGAAGTGGTTCGGGGGAATGTAGGGTGGCCGGAGCCTCCGTCTCAATCCAACTGGCGGTGGCCGACCTGGACGCCACCGAAGCCTTTTACGTGGGAATCCTCGAACTGGACGTGAACCGCGCGCTCACCGCGCGGGGCGCGCCCGAGCACCTGGAGTTGCGCAGCGGCGACTGGGAGATCATCTTCGTGGATGAGTCTGCCGTGGTCCAGGCCCACCCTTTCCTGGGCGAGCGCCTGGAGGAGTACCCCAAGGGCGTGGGGATGACGATCCATGTGCAGGTGCAGGGGATAGAGGATATCTTCGACGCGGTGGTGGAGGAGGGGCTCGACGTGGTCTATCCCCTGGAGGAAAAGCCTTACGGCGTCAAACAGTTCTGGTGCTTCGACCCGGACGGTTACCTGCTGGTGGTGGAGGAGCCGCACCGGTCGCGCAGGGCCAACAGCGTGCGGAAAAATAAAGGGGCGTGATCACTCACGCCCCTTTGTTGTCCTTCTTCTCGTTCTTCCCGCCGGGAGAACAGGTGTCCGCCATTCAGGTCGGTACCCCGAGCCGGGGCAGGATGAATTTGTTGAGTACGATCCAGAACGCCAAAAAACCAAGCATATACAGTAGTTCTTGCATCGTTGCACCTCCTTTAACAATCCTATCAGATAGTCGGATTATTGAATAGAGGTTTTTGTTTTCACGTTGTCACATCTGGTTTCTGCTGGTGTAAAGGGGGCCGGGTACTCTCCCTCCGGAAAAAATCCAAGCGTCGCCTTCGTTCCCCGATTCGACTGAACAGCCCATTGCGCCGACTTCCTGCCGCACTGGCACCCTGTTTTTTGCGGGACTGTTTTCTCCGCGAGAGTACCCAGTCCCAGTAGGTGACCGGCGGTGGAAATGTTGATAATGCAGGATTACGACGGCCGTTTTTTCCCCGGTCTGCCGCCCGGTCCGGGCTTCCCGCGGCGAGGAGCGGGACGGGTGGCCTGCTTCTGGGGGCGCGCCACGCTCACGGTGATCACCCGGTTCCTGAGCAGTGCCCCGTCAAGGGTCTCGATCGCCTCTTTCGCCTCCTCCTCGGTGAGCATCCTCACGTAACCGCACCCCTTGGACCTGCCCGTTTCGGGATCGGTGATGATGTGGACCGATGTCACCGTGCCGGCCACCGAAAACAGCCGCCGCAGATCGTCCTCCGTTGCCTCGTACGACATATGCCCCACATAGAGCTCTTTGGCCATGGTCAACCCTTTCGTGTGTCATTGGAGTGCCTGATCCTGCATGGCCGCTCCGCAGGCTGAAGCTGCCGCCCCACAATAGCTTTTCAACAGCCTGCAGGTGGAAGTCAGGGGGTGGAAGGTTATTAACACATACTCTCCCCGGGCACAAGGTTTCCTTCTCCAGTCGCGAATGGAAGAGTGACAGGGTGGTGTCGGCGAATCAAGGGGGGCGTGATTGCCGGCCGCAAGTATCCCCTTGCGGGCGGCGCATGGTGATGGCAGTATGTCAGTGAAATCGATGCCCACACGGCCTCATGATGAATTCCGGAGCGGGAACGTCACTCCGCTCCCCGCAGCCATTGTGAAGGACTCCCCCATGCCCGTGATGAAGAGGTCTGAAGACGGTTCGCTCCTGATCCCCGCCGATCTGCTGGGACCCCTCGGACTTGCGCCCGGCGACCGGGTGGCGGTGGAGGCGGACGCAGAGGGGCGCCTGGTGCTGACCCGGTCCGCGGCCCGGGAGCCATCGGTTGAGGTGAGCCTCCGGCAGGCCATTGCGCGCAAGAACCTTGAGACCCCCATGCAGTTCATCAAGGGGGTGGGGCCGAAGATGGCCGAGATCCTGGCGCGGAAGGGGATCGTCACCGTGGAGGATGCGCTCTACCTGCTCCCGAACCGCTACGAGGACCGCCGCCAAGTGGTGCCCATGAACCGGCTCCGCCCCGGTGAGACCTGCGTGTTTGCAGGGGAGGTGGTGTCGGCCGACGTGGTGACCACCAAGGGGGGGCGCCGCTTCTTCGAGGTGATGGCGCGGGATGCGAGCGGTGTCATGTCCTTCAAGTGGTTCAACTACCATGCGGCCTTCATGCGCAAGGCCTGGCAGCCGGGCCGGCGGGGAATCTTCACCGGCCAGGTGACCCAGTACGGTCTCCAGCGTGAGGTACATCATCCGGACGTTGACTGGCTGGCCGAGGGGGAGACGGTGGAGGCGGCCATGGCGCGGGACCCGGTGGGATTCGGCCGGCTGGTGCCGGTCTATCCGCTCACCGAGGGGCTGAACCAGAAGGCGCTGCGCAAGGTCATGAAGGAGGTGGTGGACCGCTTCGCCCCCTGCGTGGAGAGCGCCCTGCCGGCCCGGGTGATCCGTGAGCGGGCGCTGCTGCCCCTGGCCGAGGCCCTGGGAGCGGTCCATTTCCCGGCTGCCGACGCCGATCCGCGTGCCCTGGAGGAGGGGCGGGACCCGGCCCACCGGACCCTGGTTTTCGACGAATTCTTCTTCCTGGAGCTGGGGCTGGCGCTCAAGCGGCGGGGAGTGACCCTGGAACCGGGAATCGCGTTTTCCGTGAACCACACATACACCAAGCCGCTCCTGAAGCTGCTTCCCTTTGCCCTGACAGAGGCCCAGCGCCGGGTCCTGGCCGAGATCAAGGCCGACATGATGGCGCCCCACCCCATGCACCGGCTGGTGCAGGGGGACGTGGGCTGCGGCAAGACCCTGGTGGCGCTCCTGGCGGCGCTGGTGGCGGTGGAGAACGGCTACCAGGTGGCCATCATGGCTCCCACCGAGATCCTGGCCGAGCAGCACTACCTGAACATCCACCGCTGGTGCGAGCAGTTGGGGGTGACCGTGGCGCTCCTCACGTCGTCCCTGAAGGGAAAGGCCAAGGCCGGAGCCCTGGAGCGGGTGGCGCGGGGCGAGGTGCAGATCGTGATCGGCACCCACGCAGTGATCCAGGACAAGGTGGAGTTCCACCGGCTGGGGCTCGGCATCGTGGACGAGCAGCACCGTTTCGGCGTGCTCCAGCGGGGGCTCCTGCGCAAGAAGGGGGAAAACCCGGACATCCTCGTGATGACCGCCACCCCGATCCCGCGCACCCTGGCCATGACCGTGTTCGGCGACCTGTCCCTGTCGGTCATCGACGAGCTCCCGCCGGGCCGCACCCCGGTGGAGACGAAGATCTGCACCGATTCCCGCCGCCGGCAGGTCTACGGCATCATCCGCGACGAAGTGGCCGCGGGGCACCAGGCCTACGTCATCTACCCCCTGGTGGAGGAGTCGGAGAAGAGCGAGCTCAAGGCGGCCACCCAGATGGCCGAACACCTGGCCAATGACGTGTTCCCGGATCTGCGCCTCGGTGTTCTCCACGGCCGGATGAAGCCCGAGGAGAAGGAGGCGGTGATGCGCTCCTTCAAGGGACGGGAGATCGACATCCTGGTTTCCACCACGGTCATCGAGGTGGGGATTGACGTGCCCAACGCCACGGTGATGGTGATCGAGCACGCGGAGCGGTTCGGCCTTTCCCAGCTCCACCAGCTGCGGGGGAGGGTGGGGCGCGGCAGTGCCACGTCCCGCTGCATCCTCATGGCGTCGGACCGGTTGTCCGATGACGGGGTCAAGCGGCTGCGGGTGATGGAATCGACCACCGACGGCTTCAGGATCGCCGAGGCTGATCTGGAGATCAGGGGGCCGGGCGATTTCCTCGGCACCCGCCAGGCGGGCATCCCCGATTTTCGCGTGGCCAACATCCTGCGGGACGGCCGCATCCTGGAAGAGGCCCGGGCCGAGGCTTTCGATCTGGCGGAGCGGGACCCTGAGTTGCGGGCCCCCGGCCACGAACCGCTCCGGGAGGAGCTGGCGCGGCGCTGGGGCGGCCGGCTGGAACTGGCCGG
Protein-coding regions in this window:
- a CDS encoding two-component system sensor histidine kinase NtrB; translation: MRLPGSARISLLAVFIIGISLFHYLTPLHLPALHDLFQRLYYLPIILAAFWFGLRGGLGTAVVVSILYVPHVLFQWGARPSLELEKFLEILLYNVVGGITGYLSQKEEERRNELERAARRLEDSYRTLRGQADLIIGIEEQLRRAERLSALGEMSAMLAHEIRNPLGSIRGTAEILRDDFSPGDRKFEFLEILIKETDRLNRVVEDFLRLARPLDGEKKRCDLAAELRELVTLQESEATARGIGLSLEAGEAPTVAGDRERLRQAFLNLILNALQATGEGGRVAVRLAMRGASGDMPAGVEITVSDTGRGIDPAQREKIFTPFFTTKEGGTGLGLVITQRIVEAHGGTIGLESEPGRGTTFRVWLPV
- a CDS encoding sigma-54-dependent transcriptional regulator, which gives rise to MAEERQPARVLIVDDDVSLRRVLEYNLQEEGYDVITAGSGEEGLRLFDERSPALVVTDLKMPGMGGFRLLQEIKGRSPDTAVIVITAFGAVETAVDAMKAGAYDYITKPFNRDALKLTVKKALEMLGLSRENRRLREALTEREDYRSIVGISRRMEEVFRVVDRVADTDATVLITGESGTGKELVARAVHTRSSRRAAPFVAVNCAAIPRDLLESELFGHVKGSFTGAVRDKAGKFQQAEGGTLFLDEVGELPVELQSKLLRALQEKEVQQVGGTEVRKLDVRVVAATNADLEQAIEEGRFREDLYYRLSVIPIHLPPLRERKEDIPLLVRHFAARHGGDRVAFAPETLEVMADYGWPGNVRELENTVERLLIMRCSDTITPADLPDKVRSRRAPSTECPVISLPDEGYSLEQLEREIVVEALERNNWNQSSAARFLRIPRHTLIYRMEKYQITAPERKK
- a CDS encoding TlpA disulfide reductase family protein; the encoded protein is MRKFVRLLPLLILLALLGCSKEQKPAVQGNPAPDFTLNTLKGEVVKLSDLKGQVVLVNFWATWCPPCREEIPSMMRLEAAMAGKPFKMLCISIDDGGPVAVEDFFRKTGFNLPTLMDTDKQASKLYGVTGVPETFVVDKNGVILKKVVGGVQWDHPDVIAYLNGALAK
- a CDS encoding cytochrome c biogenesis CcdA family protein gives rise to the protein MESTNITFVGAFVAGLLSFLSPCVLPLIPSFITYITGLSFADIQSEHPTHKVRQQTIVHSLLFIAGFTFVFVLLGASATFIGGFLHEHMNVIRKVGGALIVIFGIHVSGLVPIHLLLGEKRLQVHRKPAGYLGSFLVGLAFAAGWTPCIGPILASILMVAATEETVTKGILLLFTYSMGLAIPFFLSSLAMHQFLTFFNRFKKHIRILEIVTGLFLVVVGVMIFTNYLSVLSRYTMKWFGGM
- a CDS encoding VOC family protein; this encodes MAGASVSIQLAVADLDATEAFYVGILELDVNRALTARGAPEHLELRSGDWEIIFVDESAVVQAHPFLGERLEEYPKGVGMTIHVQVQGIEDIFDAVVEEGLDVVYPLEEKPYGVKQFWCFDPDGYLLVVEEPHRSRRANSVRKNKGA
- a CDS encoding RNA recognition motif domain-containing protein, whose translation is MAKELYVGHMSYEATEDDLRRLFSVAGTVTSVHIITDPETGRSKGCGYVRMLTEEEAKEAIETLDGALLRNRVITVSVARPQKQATRPAPRRGKPGPGGRPGKKRPS
- the recG gene encoding ATP-dependent DNA helicase RecG, producing MPVMKRSEDGSLLIPADLLGPLGLAPGDRVAVEADAEGRLVLTRSAAREPSVEVSLRQAIARKNLETPMQFIKGVGPKMAEILARKGIVTVEDALYLLPNRYEDRRQVVPMNRLRPGETCVFAGEVVSADVVTTKGGRRFFEVMARDASGVMSFKWFNYHAAFMRKAWQPGRRGIFTGQVTQYGLQREVHHPDVDWLAEGETVEAAMARDPVGFGRLVPVYPLTEGLNQKALRKVMKEVVDRFAPCVESALPARVIRERALLPLAEALGAVHFPAADADPRALEEGRDPAHRTLVFDEFFFLELGLALKRRGVTLEPGIAFSVNHTYTKPLLKLLPFALTEAQRRVLAEIKADMMAPHPMHRLVQGDVGCGKTLVALLAALVAVENGYQVAIMAPTEILAEQHYLNIHRWCEQLGVTVALLTSSLKGKAKAGALERVARGEVQIVIGTHAVIQDKVEFHRLGLGIVDEQHRFGVLQRGLLRKKGENPDILVMTATPIPRTLAMTVFGDLSLSVIDELPPGRTPVETKICTDSRRRQVYGIIRDEVAAGHQAYVIYPLVEESEKSELKAATQMAEHLANDVFPDLRLGVLHGRMKPEEKEAVMRSFKGREIDILVSTTVIEVGIDVPNATVMVIEHAERFGLSQLHQLRGRVGRGSATSRCILMASDRLSDDGVKRLRVMESTTDGFRIAEADLEIRGPGDFLGTRQAGIPDFRVANILRDGRILEEARAEAFDLAERDPELRAPGHEPLREELARRWGGRLELAGVA